The DNA window GCCATCAGGTCACCATCGCAGCCTGGCGGATGCCGTCTCCGCTGTGGCGACTGCCGATCCCCTTCGTCTGGGGACCGATCGGCGGCGCCGGCTACATCCCGCCCGTCTTCCGTCCGATGTTGAGTCCGGCATCCCGGCAGTTCGAGCGGGTGCGCGATTGGCAATCCGCGTTGGCCCTGCGTTCCAGAGCATTCAGGGCATGCATCCGGGAGACGGCGGTGGTTTTCGCCGCGAACGAGGAGACCGAAGTCCTGCTGAAACCTTACCGGGAGGACCGGCCGATGTTCCGTCTGCCGATCGCCTCGGTGTCGGAAGAGAAGGCGGAACGGTTTCGCCGCCGGGAACCTGCGACAGTTGAGGATGGACCGCTCAGGCTTTTCGCCGGAGGCAACATGGAAGGAAGAAAAGGCCTCAGTCTCGCCCTCAAGGCCCTGGCGAAGGTGGCGGAAAGGGGAGTGGACTTCCGCTACACGATCGCCGGTGGCGGTCCCGAGATTCCAGCGATGAAGGCACTTGCTGAGACGCTTGAACTGGGTGAGCGCGTCGAGTTTCACGAAGGCTACCGGGGCGACGCCTACATCGGTGCTCTCCATCGCAGCGATGTCTATTTTCTACCGAGCTTCCGGGAAAGCACTCCTGTTACCCTGCTGGAGGCGGTTCTTTCGGGGTGCTACCCCGTCGTGGCCGACACCAGTGCACAGGGCGAGATCGTCCGTCTGGTCGGAGGTTCGGCGGTGCCCGTCGAGTCGGTGCAGCAATTGATCCAAGGTTTGGCGGACGCGGTCGTCTGGTGTGCCGAGCACCGTGGAGAACTGCTTGAGCTTGCCAATGAAGCCGGTGCCAAAGTTGCGGACCAGTTCTCATCGACGTCCTACGACCGGACGGTTGAGGAAGCCTATCGAATCGCTTCGGCATCGCGTTGATGAAGTCGTCTGCCATTACCCTGGTTCACAAAGCGGCGATGGAGATCGCGGTCCCCGCGGTCCATTCTTTCGCGCGCCATTTTGCCGACCGCTACCGCTTGGATATCCATACGGACGGCTCGCCGGACGAGTCGGACGAGCTCCGGCTCTTGACCGCTGCGGAAGGGATGGAGGCGCGCATTGTCCGACCGGTGGATCGGGAAGCCATTCTCGAGGAGAGGCTGCGCGACTACCCCCGGACCCGTGCGTTGCTTGACGGGGTCGGTTACAACGCGAAGCTCGAGTTGCCGATGGTGGTCGAGCCGCCCTACTTCTACTTCGACTCCGACATTGTGTGGTTGCGTCCGGTTTCGAATCTCGAGCCGGAGGATGCGCCCAACGCGTTCTCCACCGAGTCGTGGACGTGGTACAACGGAGTCGCTCACGACGGGGAATGGATCCGGGAGCGGGTGCCTCGGCGGGTCAACTCCGGTTTCCATTTTCTGGGTGAGCCGTTCCCCTTCGAGCGCATGGAAGACATGCTTGAGAGAGGCCTCTTCGACCCGACCCGCCGCTACAACACGGATCAGGAGATCATGGCCTTCCTCTATCCGAAGATGGTGCTCTACCACCCCGAGGACCTGAAGCGTAGCCGTAGATCGGTCCGCTACGACATCGCGAACGACGCGGCCGCGGCGTTGCATTTCCCAGGGGGAATGTGGCGTGACCACCTTGACCAGATGTCGGAGTTGGCATCGCAGGCCGGACGTGGGCCGGTGGAAGTCCGTTGGGAGAAACCAGTGCCATTGTCGCGCGCCGAGCTGTGGCGGATGCGGTTGCAGGTCAAGGTTTCCGACTCGCCCTTGCTGGGCCGGGTCATCCACTTCTTGCGGAAGTTGTTGCGCGACGGATGATCCTTCGATGACCGGGTATCCATGAAGCTTGCCTACATTCTTTCCCTGCCTCGAAGCGGTAGTACCGTGTTGAGCGCGATGCTCGACAAGCAACGTGGCGTGGTTTCGCCTCCGGAATCCTCATTTCCCCAGGTGCTTGGAGTTGCGACGCCCGAGGAACGGGCCGATCCCCGGCGGTTGGCGGCACTTTATCTCGGCGCGACGTTCCCTCCCACTCCGCTCTCTCTCGATGATGCGGAGGCATGCATGGAGGGCAGTGATGAGGAGATTCTGGTCGCACTGGGCAAGGCGGTCGCGGTGAAGCTCGGGCGCAACCCTGACGAAGTGAAGGCAATCGTGTGGAAGACGCCCCGCACCGTCGGGATGCACACGGCACCTCTTGCGACATCGGGGAAGTTCATCGTGCTGCGCCGGCATCCCCAGAACGTATTCGAATCCCAGTTCCGGGTGGAGTTCGGCGAGAATAATCGCAATCCGTTCCGCTTCGCGGTATTCCGCGAGAGCTATGAGCATGCCTTCGCCAGATTGCCGCGTGAGCGGGTTTTCGAACTCGGGTATGATGATCTTCCGGGTGTGATCCCCCGCGTTCTCGAGTTCATCGGCGTCGAGAATGCCGGGCTGTGGGATGGGCACAGGTCGAGCCTCGAGATGGCCTCCGAGGCCTGCTCGTGGATGTCGGAGGTCACGCGTGAATTCGAGAACCGTGATCCGGAAAAGCGGGCGCGCCTGGATCCGAAGCAGGTATCGAGGCTCGAGCTTGCCATGAAGCTCGCGCGCCCGATGCGCCCGTTCCTTGGCCCGGTGCGCGCGCATTTCGACCAGGCATCGATGGGGCCGATCCGCGAACGGGCCGCACGTCGATTCGCCGAGGGCCAATGAAGTTTTCCATCATCACCCCGAGCCTCAACCAGGGACGCTTTCTGCCGGAGTGTGTGGAAAGCGTCCTTGCGCAGAAGGGCGTCGAGTTCGAGCACATCGTGACCGATGCCGGTTCGACGGACGACACGCTCGAGGTGCTGCGTCGCTATCCGCATCTGACGTGGAAGAGCGAGCCCGACAAGGGCATGAGCGACGGGATCAACAAGGGGTTCCTGCAAGCCACGGGCGACTGGATGATGTGGCTCAACTGCGATGACCGGTTGCTCCCCGATGCCCTCGCGAAGGTCGCCGCCCACGCCGCGGTTCACCCGGACGCCGACGTGATTCACGGTGACTGCCGGTTTGTCGATGCGGACGGTGACCCGATGCGCCGCAAATATGACACCCCGGTGGACGAGTGGGATTTTCTTTTTGTCGGATGCTGCAATCCTTCAACCTCCACGTTTTACAATCGCCGAAT is part of the Haloferula helveola genome and encodes:
- a CDS encoding glycosyltransferase family 4 protein; its protein translation is MKVLVVGYACSPCGGSEPGVGWAAVCRIARTHDVWVLTDIHNKEGWEQGREEGQVPDNIRVRFLRDRSACSKNRFVAHLQSWLNYRSFNTQVLAAANEWHREVGFDLCHQVTIAAWRMPSPLWRLPIPFVWGPIGGAGYIPPVFRPMLSPASRQFERVRDWQSALALRSRAFRACIRETAVVFAANEETEVLLKPYREDRPMFRLPIASVSEEKAERFRRREPATVEDGPLRLFAGGNMEGRKGLSLALKALAKVAERGVDFRYTIAGGGPEIPAMKALAETLELGERVEFHEGYRGDAYIGALHRSDVYFLPSFRESTPVTLLEAVLSGCYPVVADTSAQGEIVRLVGGSAVPVESVQQLIQGLADAVVWCAEHRGELLELANEAGAKVADQFSSTSYDRTVEEAYRIASASR
- a CDS encoding sulfotransferase; translation: MKLAYILSLPRSGSTVLSAMLDKQRGVVSPPESSFPQVLGVATPEERADPRRLAALYLGATFPPTPLSLDDAEACMEGSDEEILVALGKAVAVKLGRNPDEVKAIVWKTPRTVGMHTAPLATSGKFIVLRRHPQNVFESQFRVEFGENNRNPFRFAVFRESYEHAFARLPRERVFELGYDDLPGVIPRVLEFIGVENAGLWDGHRSSLEMASEACSWMSEVTREFENRDPEKRARLDPKQVSRLELAMKLARPMRPFLGPVRAHFDQASMGPIRERAARRFAEGQ
- a CDS encoding glycosyltransferase family 2 protein; this translates as MKFSIITPSLNQGRFLPECVESVLAQKGVEFEHIVTDAGSTDDTLEVLRRYPHLTWKSEPDKGMSDGINKGFLQATGDWMMWLNCDDRLLPDALAKVAAHAAVHPDADVIHGDCRFVDADGDPMRRKYDTPVDEWDFLFVGCCNPSTSTFYNRRIIQSGELLDVGYRNCMDWEYYLRLIRSGYEFSYLPELLADFRWHEESTTQRHWARMVSEGLRAQRDHIANRGLPRWFGSKFALRAGRRIFQARRILKRLLVHHRIR